From Pieris rapae chromosome 15, ilPieRapa1.1, whole genome shotgun sequence:
CTTAATAAACGCGTCCAATCAATGCCAAATTCAAAGTACTGTAGAGAGAACCGCTTTTTTTTAAGGcctgaatgtttttttaaagcttaGGTTTCAATCTTTCAaatgacattatttatatttaaaagttttatatttttatttagaacaatGTTTGAATGTAGACGTAGCGCTTGGGTCGATTAAGTTGCTCGctagatgtcatatggaacatggtgtaatggttgcagctccttacaaacgctgtgtaaaagaaaaaatacttcgcgatttaaaaaaaaaggtggTGGAAAGTATAtttccagttcttctcttccgttctacgcctttgatttgagaactggcagaaCATTACAGTTGAGCTTAAAGGTTGTTAGGACTTccgcaattttttaaattaaatacttgaaTATATCTAAATGACAGGCGTTATTTTTTTCAGGAGAGAACATCGAAGCTTcaaagtttaaaatgtattcggTTCGAATTTGTTTTCAAGTATTGCTGAAAATGGGAGATCGTTACATGGAATTGAAACCTTTAATAAGTGAACCgcttattgattatctagcaCTTAGGAATCTAAATATCCTTGAAATGTGTCCGAATGAGGGCAGAATAAATTGGGCGACAAAAATAATACTGGTTATAAAGAGAGTAAGTTGTTTGTAGAAGATTCTTCTTTAATatgtagtaaatattatttatttatcttattatatcttattatatattatttatcttaggGGACTTCAGGggagaaattaaataagtctAGGAGTATGGTCAAAAAGACTATCTGGCAACACTGGCTTGTAGCGGTCTGTGTATGGTATGGGTCCGGTAGCTCTAAGGTATGTGATCTACCTTTTATGGTAGAGAAAACACATCAGATAGTTTTGTTTGCAGATGATACattcttgatttttaaaatcaaacgaCAAATAACACTAAATAACACATTTTGACGATGTGAACAACGCTCTCTCATCGATTGTTCATTGGCTTAGTATGAATAACCTTCTGCTTAGtgcaaaaaaaaacgaaatgcattaaattttgtgcaaAAAATGCAATGATTATGGATACTagaccaattataaataataaggaatTGAATCTGGATGATACAACTGTATTTCTTGGAATCACCAGGGATTAAAAACTTCAGTGGTCCCTCATATCAACGGATTGGCGAAGAGACTTAGTTCTGCAGCTTACGCGGTTAAAACAATTCGCTCACTGACTGATTTCGATACAGCtagacttgtttattttagttacagtTCACAGCTTAATGACTTATGGCTTATTATTATGGGTCATGCTGCTGATGTTGAATCTGTTTTCATCCtggagaagaagaagaagttcgtgcaatctataatttaaaatgtaggcaatctctgagagataaattcaaggaaattaatgtacttacatttccctcgcaatatatttatgaaaatattatgtatagtaagaaattaacaaataaaattactaaaaataactaaactaGATTACACAACGAATAACcacaaattcaacaacaattagtaacgtcctatatctaatgcgagcgtcgaagaagtccgcccgaccatacagcgcgccgtgcttatatagcctgaaaaccagtttagtccagtataccccactgctacacgtcacttgactttttacaacttattgtatgtatacaaaaatagtgatgaGTGAAAAGTATACTGGAATAGAACATACGTACAATGTTAGTACTCGGAACAAAcacaggctgcaatttccccgtactagattatctaaagttagtacataattcttttttgggaaatgggacactcttctttaataaaatccctctgccttttaataaatttaagaaatgcattaaagaaaagctgtgtaaaaagtcttactataaagttagcgattatttagttgataaaagggcctgggactggTGCTGGAAGTAGCCtgacttctaattaatttactatatttgtttaaaaatatgtgttgtttgatgatttgcttttttaaaagagtagcGAGATTTTTTACGCCAGCTTTtcctctcggcctacaccctctgtcttctttgccgatgagtagggatgccaacaagTTCAAATTCTccataataaactaattttcttttatcaaaaaaagtCCTGTCGAGTCTGATGGTTGTTGCTGATTGTATTTGTAGCTACATAATGTTctgtaattcttaaaatgtatattaaagtaaCTAAATGCAATGTTTCACTTAAATCtgagttaatttttaactagaccgtaatttttagattaataaaacgGACAAGATAAGTGTAATATTTGTGGATAAGGATAGTAATGAGATCCCCGCAGTGGTAGAAAAGGCTCAGCCCTTACCTAATCGCTCTTGTGTACTTATATGTTACACACCAAAAATCTTTCTCGAAGATTCTGCTAGATGTAGCGaggtatagttttattttttttataatattggttTACTAGTCTACGGACAAACTACAACCACAACCACAAAAGGTAGCTTCGCAGCAgtcattatatacatattttaatgggTGGTTTCCCGGCCTGGGCTGTAAGCTGTCTTTTTGAAGCCGGGAGCGGACTCCACAGTAAGTAAAAATTTTCTAGCCACAAAAGTGGATTAAATCAGATAATATTACAGTTGTTTAAAGGTAATTATTGTAGTaccactatttaaaatattattttattttagtttgcaGTAAAAGTGAGATTAAATAACGATGAAACTCTTTCTGAGAATATGCGAGGTTTTGTGTTTAGAAGAATGTTATGGCCTAATTCaggtaattgttttaattatttattacgaaattGTATGTCTGCATGAAtacgtttttaaatcaaatgtcAGAAATCATTTACCTGCGAAGGTATTTAAATTCGTCTCCACCTGTATTCGACAGCTACGACTTTTTTAAACTGTAAAGGAGTACAAACCGTGATTCAtgtggtatcaaattatttcagtataattggtattattactattttcttgtgaAGCCAAGtccacatttcaaggatcgtcatgctcacttaaatgtcattgcttgtggcggcgtccatgcgtcgggttgtctcccTCCCTAAAaaatggcgagggggccgatggctgaccatgcgtcatactcgtgaacgggtgctacttgtggtgactggtcgtacttgaattcgtgtatgcggtgatattagttgtttaactacaatttttatttcttaattactaCGTATTTTCGttttgttctcacgagtatgtgcGTGCTACTATTTcacatgcctcctgctgatagaggaaaaatctttgtttttaatttattttattattttttattactcatatggaacatgttgtaatggttgcagctccttacaaactttgtcttaaagaaaaaacttggcgattaaaaagagtggcggcgAGTTAGctcagttcttctcttccgttctacgcccttgatttgagaactggcagtaaaatgtaaaattagaagcatttaatatatagtccctggatggccgagctttgctcggtattttttttttttttaaattgtgtttttggaaattatatataaggacgaattacatactaataaaatgatgaaatatgaacaatatagattatatatgctggaatagctttagtgttcttgtgtcgttaaagcaattaaaaaaaatattattcgccgatagatgtcaggaagatacatttttcagtttaaattgggacaactctagtattattattcgccgatagacgcaggaatattcatttttcagtttaaattgggaccaCTCAAACAcgacctttttgttattttctatcctTTCTTCCTAGCTAgttcgatttatcgcccccgaaaccccccgcatactaaatttcatgaaaatcgttggagcggatcccgagattccaattatatatatgtatatatatacaagaattgctcgtttaaagatataagataagattatTTTCTATCCTTtcttcctagctagatcgatttatcgccccgaaaccccccgtatactaaatttcatgaaaatcgttggagcggatcccgagattccaattatatatatgtatatatatatacaagatttgctcgtttaaagatataagatttcatttttgacgttcatacgtgtacattatgttacctacatgaataaatgatttctgaattttaatttgaatttgaattaaactTGGGCATGCCAGGATATTCTTCCATGAACATAAATGATAGCCTTTGTATTTTGCACTTAAATCAAGGCAGATCATAAAATAGGCAGCCATCTAGTGTagaattattgaattatgaaccaatatatttttttattatatttcagattATTCCGaaacagaatatttaaaaatgcttaAGGATAAAAAGTTTAACAGCAGCTTGATTGCCGAAATAGGTGAGTGCCACAGTAACAACTAACTTTATCTGCaatgtgatatatttttgtattaattacatatgatAGTGATACTTCACATTTTACTGTTTCCGTAACGTGAACCGTATTTTGAAACCGCTGAACAAATTTTGGTAGAAAACTTTCTTAGTATTTTATACACTTACACGTTTCTACGAATTTTATTCCCTTGTTTTGAGAACTgggtgtaaatataaatttaaaattatttaattttttaaattatattgtgtacTTAAATGATTAAAGCGCAGTGTTAGTCTGGTAGCGTCAGCGTGCGACTATcatccctgaagtcgtaggtcgATCCCAGGCTGTGCGCCAATGGACTTACTCtctatgtacatatttaacattagctcGAACAGGtaagaaaaacatcgttagAAAAGCCTTGCCTTTGCCTTGACACAAAAATTCGACAGCGTGTTTCAGGcacaagaggctgatcacctactagcccataagattgacaaatgaccatgaaacagatacagaaatctgaggcccatgGTTGTATCGccactgattattttatttatgaatattttttttcaatacatgTATAGAtagttgaaattaaaatctaaggcgatatatattattttactaatacattatattattacgaaAACGACAGCGGTTTCTAtgagaaaaatttaaacgCATGCAGTCCCTGAAATGTATGCAAGTATACTAATTCTCCAAAAGGCTACCTatctaatatacatataaagatcgttgaatatttataaagatttgcATACTTTCAGGTGCATCAATGAGCGTTCCGAGTGGTCAAGAGTATACTGAAACGGTGGCCCAAGAAGTTTATAACACTCCTAACACAAGTTACGCATTCTTTACTcaaaacacacaaaatcatcttgataaaataataagcgtTCCGAGTGGTCAAGAGTATACTGAAACGGTGGCCCAAGAAGTTTATAACACTCCTAGCACAAGTTACGCATTCTTTACTcaaaacacacaaaatcatcttgataaaataataagcgtTCCGAGTGGTCAAGAGTATACTGAAACGGTGGCCCAAGAAGTTTATAACACTCCTAGCACAAGTTACGCATTCTTTACTCAAAACACGGAAAATCatcttgataaaataataagcgtTCCGAGTGGTCAAGAGTATACTGAAACGGTGGCCCAAGAAGTTTATAACACTCCTAGCACAAGTTACGCATTCTTTACTCAAAACACGGAAAATCatcttgataaaataataagcgtTCCGAGTGGTCAAGAGTATACTGAAACGGTGGCCCAAGAAGTTTATAACACTCCTAGCACAAGTTACGCATTCTTTACTCAAAACACGCAAAATCatcttgataaaataataagcgtTCCGAGTGGTCAAGAGTATACTGAAACGGTGGCCCAAGAAGTTTATAACACTCCTAGCACAAGTTACGCATTATTTACTCAAAACACGCAAACTCATCCTAATGCAACTTTATCTGAAGATCTTATTCTAAACAATGACTATTGGGAAAAAAACAGTAATACTTTGCAAGCAAATAATGTTTACCCTACAATACGCCAAATGGATACAATTCCATTTCATACCTTACCTAGAGTTAATTCCCTAATTAGACAAGACAATGAGCAGCACTACTTTCAAGATAACGGAACAAATTCCGCAATTCAGCAGGACTATAATTCCAGATTGGAGCAACAAAACACACAAGATAGACCGTTAATTCAACCAATCAATGACAtggatattatttttgagcttCTAGATGAACATTTAAAAGATCAACACCAAAATATCTGATTGTTGGAATAatacgttttaaatatataatgtttaaagaactttatttctcatcacaaaaaaatattttatttacatgaaacttaatattaatatgtatctatatatacgagcgagatacacgtcgccattggCCGTCtgaattttagtcaactgtgttcactctaacatgcatctttactgcctttttgaatttgtcaaacacaccaatattgcaaattttagatttgattaaataattgcacaccctcatacctaatagacttcTGCAAATAATATGTACGGACTACggggcttcggcaagataaacAAACTCGCTcaacgagtattgcgtgtagttgtgtatttgatttttttattgataagctACTATggagagattttttttaaattaagatacaggtgctataaACATATAGTTGTTTAAACTTGATAATTTTGCTTttttggtagattttattagtctgttttaaaaaattgtacctaaataatgctttttttaatttatttgtagtgtttgtaagtGAGTAATTTTGCAGTATATCCCATATTTcattagatatatgaaatgtggcttgactaaacaattatgaattaaatgacgtacggATTGTGGAATatgtacattttgatattgaccaaaatctgcctataagtgattttagtttggtaattatgtgtgataGAATTCAAATTcacaatcatttattcataggtaacataatgtccatgaacgtcaaaaaaagaaatatacattaaatgcgtTTAACCATGATCTCTTGTATTTATAGTCTGTCACTTCATATCCTTCATCAACGTCAAAAGTATAGAGCATTGACATTTCGTAAATATATGTGACGTGTCTCTAGAGTCCGGAGAATTTGACggaaacattaaacattttacattccaaataaaagttatgataatatttttttaatttgtggtTCGTAAATAATGAAgtgaaaatcaaaatatattatttaagtgtaaCGACAgacttataatatttgatcatatatgaaataaaccaATTATAATGACTACCTTACGCGAACGACAATTGAgtgagttttattaaaattgcctcaaaattgatattattactaaaattaaactacCTAAAGTCGctactaatttttaatataatttacgttggaattacataaaatattattatgtatatattttaagtcaatattcaattttaattatactacaaaaaataatttcagatgCTTTAAAGCAAATGTTGAATCTGAATCAACCTCTAACTAAAGCAGTTGCTAATGAGCCTACATGGAAGGTACTTGTGTATGACAGGGTGGGACAGGATATTATTTCCCCTTTGATATCTATTAAAGAACTGAGAGAATTAGGAGTTACACTCCATGTGTaagtataatacaaattttaaactttattgcaAATGCTCTGATAATGTTTTTCTCAGTATCTCTACTGTGAATGTATGTGTTGAATATGTGAATTTGCATTATACTGAGCttcaacatatttattttttgaaaactgTTTGAGTGTGgatatattacttaattaatgttCCTTATTAGAGAAATATATACTGTATTGTAAatctcatattttatattatcaaatatatacttacctatgtccaaataataaaactgctACTAAACCAAAatctaatgtaaaaaaaatattttagcgaGTTGCACTCTGAAAGAGACCAAATTCCTGAAGTGCcagttgtatatttttgtgcACCCACTGAAGAGAATCTGGGTCGGATTTGCCAAGATTTAGATAATGGTATCTATGACCAGTATCacttaaactttatttcacCAATAACAAGACAGAAATTGGAAGATCTAGCAGCATCTGCCATACAGTGTAATTCAGTTATGAGTATACATAAACTGTTTGATcagtatttgaattttatctgTCTAGAAGATGatctatttattatgaaacaccAGAAATCTGATTCATTATCTTATTAtggtatgtataataatttaatgttttaatattgataaattttttatttctattcattgttttaaaagtcACAGTTaaggtttaaaatttaatacctcATAATTAGTATACTAACATACCTAATcaaactagataataatttgttttttttttgacgctTAGACTCTTATATATACTCAGTATCCTTaaattcaaggtattgaattgtaaacccAACCCAAAatcacaattaataatattattttcctttttaacCTATGgctaaagatttttatctccAGCTGTTTCTGAAtatacaatttcaaataataataataagtttcttCTTAGCTATTAATAAAGGTGATACAGAAGATACAGAAATGGAAGCTATCATGGATGATATAGtagaaagtttattttctgttttcGTAACTCTcggtaagttttaaattattttgacaagTATATTTTAGGAAAGAAAACATAGTGATATTTTTAACACCACCGCCATCAAAATGCCAAACACAgacacacacaaatatattattattgtaaatagaaatatagcTTTAGCTTCATTTTTCTAGTCATCATACCTTTTCAGGTACTGTACCAATAATTCGTAGCACTAAAGGAAATGCTGCCGAAATGGTTGCAAAAAAACTGGACAAAAAGCTTAGGGAAAATCTTTGGGATGCTAGAAATAATCTTTTTCATGGAAATGCCGGACAAGGAAGCTCTTTTAGTTTCACTAGGCCCAT
This genomic window contains:
- the LOC123689840 gene encoding uncharacterized protein LOC123689840 isoform X1, producing the protein MTTLRERQLNNMTSNNYEPRVEFLKKVHKRVFRFPYPDPINPEKNNNGKTIYGNSLRRTYPTIKIHCPFDTTAIVLVSCITDDVNGKHMPHPHRIVRHPDCKNGVCVVNGIIKNGEAVVVFRDIALLRTLKKDALEELQKRREFVKTIGAECNLFRGENIEASKFKMYSVRICFQVLLKMGDRYMELKPLISEPLIDYLALRNLNILEMCPNEGRINWATKIILVIKRINKTDKISVIFVDKDSNEIPAVVEKAQPLPNRSCVLICYTPKIFLEDSARCSEFAVKVRLNNDETLSENMRGFVFRRMLWPNSDYSETEYLKMLKDKKFNSSLIAEIGASMSVPSGQEYTETVAQEVYNTPNTSYAFFTQNTQNHLDKIISVPSGQEYTETVAQEVYNTPSTSYAFFTQNTQNHLDKIISVPSGQEYTETVAQEVYNTPSTSYAFFTQNTENHLDKIISVPSGQEYTETVAQEVYNTPSTSYAFFTQNTENHLDKIISVPSGQEYTETVAQEVYNTPSTSYAFFTQNTQNHLDKIISVPSGQEYTETVAQEVYNTPSTSYALFTQNTQTHPNATLSEDLILNNDYWEKNSNTLQANNVYPTIRQMDTIPFHTLPRVNSLIRQDNEQHYFQDNGTNSAIQQDYNSRLEQQNTQDRPLIQPINDMDIIFELLDEHLKDQHQNI
- the LOC123689840 gene encoding uncharacterized protein LOC123689840 isoform X2, with amino-acid sequence MTSNNYEPRVEFLKKVHKRVFRFPYPDPINPEKNNNGKTIYGNSLRRTYPTIKIHCPFDTTAIVLVSCITDDVNGKHMPHPHRIVRHPDCKNGVCVVNGIIKNGEAVVVFRDIALLRTLKKDALEELQKRREFVKTIGAECNLFRGENIEASKFKMYSVRICFQVLLKMGDRYMELKPLISEPLIDYLALRNLNILEMCPNEGRINWATKIILVIKRINKTDKISVIFVDKDSNEIPAVVEKAQPLPNRSCVLICYTPKIFLEDSARCSEFAVKVRLNNDETLSENMRGFVFRRMLWPNSDYSETEYLKMLKDKKFNSSLIAEIGASMSVPSGQEYTETVAQEVYNTPNTSYAFFTQNTQNHLDKIISVPSGQEYTETVAQEVYNTPSTSYAFFTQNTQNHLDKIISVPSGQEYTETVAQEVYNTPSTSYAFFTQNTENHLDKIISVPSGQEYTETVAQEVYNTPSTSYAFFTQNTENHLDKIISVPSGQEYTETVAQEVYNTPSTSYAFFTQNTQNHLDKIISVPSGQEYTETVAQEVYNTPSTSYALFTQNTQTHPNATLSEDLILNNDYWEKNSNTLQANNVYPTIRQMDTIPFHTLPRVNSLIRQDNEQHYFQDNGTNSAIQQDYNSRLEQQNTQDRPLIQPINDMDIIFELLDEHLKDQHQNI